The bacterium genome segment CATCAAATTAAAAGCGTATGATCATAATCTCATAGATAAGTCAACTGAGAGAATTGTGAAAACCGCAAAAACCACAGGAGCGGCAATCTCCGGACCGATTCCTCTGCCAACGCAGAAGACTATTTATACGGTTTTGAGATCACCGCACGTGGATAAGAAATCAAGAGAACAGTTTGAGACGAGAATTCATAAGCGGCTTATAGATATTCTGAATGCATCACCTAAAACTGTTGATGCGTTAATGAAGCTTGAATTGCCGGCCGGAGTCGATGTCGAAATAAAAGTATGAGATTGTACAGGGATAACGTGAAATGAGTGGTATTTTAGGGAAAAAAATTGGCATGACGCGTTTTTTTGATGAGTCTGGCCGTTCAGTGTCAGCAACTCTCATTGAAGCGGGGCCATGCCCTGTAGTACAGGTAAAGACGAAAGAACAAGATGGTTACAGTGCTGTTCAGCTGGGTTTTATCGAGCAGAAGGTTAAGCGGATAAATAAACCCAAATTGGGCCATTTTAAAAAGACTGATATTCCACCTCATAGAGTTCTTCGTGAATTTCGTGATTTTGAGCTTGATGTCAAAGAAGGCGATAAGGTCAATGTAGATATCTTTAATGTAGGGCAGAAAGTGAAGATTACGGGAGTATCAAAGGGAGGCGGATTTGCCGGTGTTATGAAACGTCATGGTTTCAGCGGCGGCCCAAAATCGCACGGACAGTCGGACAGATTGCGAGCACCCGGTTCTATTGGACAGTCTGCGACCCCGAAACGGGTTATTAAGGGCATGAAAATGGCCGGACGTCGAGGGGGTAAACAGATTACTCTCAGGAACCTTGAAATCCTCAAAGTCATCCCCGACAGAAATCTCATCCTTGTCAAGGGTGGAGTCCCGGGTGCAAGAAACAGTATTTTGGAGATTCGGAATTAGGGAAACAGCGAATAGGTGGTAGTGTGAAACTCGACGTATATAAAATAGACGGTACCAAATCTGGTGAGCAGATAGAGCTCAACAGTAAAGTGTTCGGTATTGAACCAAATGATCATGCTATTTGGCAGGCAGTAACAACCGAAGCATCTAATAAGAGGCTTGGGCTTTCAGCCACCAAAAACAGAGCATTGGTGAATGGCGGCGGTAAAAAACCCTGGAAACAAAAAGGGAGAGGTACAGCGAGAGCAGGAACAATCCGTTCACCTTTGTGGGTCGGAGGAGGAAGAATTTTCGGGCCTGTTCCGCACACATATAAAAAAGCTTTGCCTAAAAAAGCAAAAAGGCTTGCAAAGTGCTCAGCTCTGTCGCATAAGACAAAAGAAAACAATATAATAGCAATTGAGGATTTTTCTTTTGATGCGCCAAAAACGAAAGATATGTTCCTGATCCTGGACAAGCTGAACATGGAAGATAAGAAAGTGTTGTTATTGATTAATGAGACTGATAATAATGTGTATTTGTCCGGTCGGAATATAGCAAAATTTTATGTGAAAAGGGCAGCAGAGTTTTCTACATATGATGTTGTAAAAGCTGAAACTGTCCTGGTTCAAAAGAGTGCTATTCAAAAGTTAAATGAGGGCCTAAGCAAGTGAAGTTGAACAGGAAAGTAATTATTCATCCCCTTGTAACTGAGAAAATATCAGAGTTGCAGGAAACAGAGAACAAAGTAGCATTTGTTGTTGACCGTAAGGCAAACAAAATCGAAATTAAGACAGCTGTTGAAAAAGGCTACAATGTTAAGGTTAAGAAAGTT includes the following:
- the rpsJ gene encoding 30S ribosomal protein S10 → MVAGQTIRIKLKAYDHNLIDKSTERIVKTAKTTGAAISGPIPLPTQKTIYTVLRSPHVDKKSREQFETRIHKRLIDILNASPKTVDALMKLELPAGVDVEIKV
- the rplW gene encoding 50S ribosomal protein L23 gives rise to the protein MKLNRKVIIHPLVTEKISELQETENKVAFVVDRKANKIEIKTAVEKGYNVKVKKVATMNFMGKLKKQGRFEGRRSNWKKAVVTLHEGFTIDFFEGT
- the rplD gene encoding 50S ribosomal protein L4 yields the protein MKLDVYKIDGTKSGEQIELNSKVFGIEPNDHAIWQAVTTEASNKRLGLSATKNRALVNGGGKKPWKQKGRGTARAGTIRSPLWVGGGRIFGPVPHTYKKALPKKAKRLAKCSALSHKTKENNIIAIEDFSFDAPKTKDMFLILDKLNMEDKKVLLLINETDNNVYLSGRNIAKFYVKRAAEFSTYDVVKAETVLVQKSAIQKLNEGLSK
- the rplC gene encoding 50S ribosomal protein L3, whose protein sequence is MSGILGKKIGMTRFFDESGRSVSATLIEAGPCPVVQVKTKEQDGYSAVQLGFIEQKVKRINKPKLGHFKKTDIPPHRVLREFRDFELDVKEGDKVNVDIFNVGQKVKITGVSKGGGFAGVMKRHGFSGGPKSHGQSDRLRAPGSIGQSATPKRVIKGMKMAGRRGGKQITLRNLEILKVIPDRNLILVKGGVPGARNSILEIRN